In a genomic window of Platichthys flesus chromosome 24, fPlaFle2.1, whole genome shotgun sequence:
- the phka1a gene encoding phosphorylase b kinase regulatory subunit alpha, skeletal muscle isoform isoform X7, with the protein MRSRSNSGVKLDNYARMIQQTIMKHQDPVTGLLPGSQDQPDAWVRDNVYSILSVWALSLAYRKNADRDEDKAKAYELEQNVVKLMRGVLQCIMRQLDKVEKFKYSRSTSDSLHAKYNTKTCAPVVGDDEWGHLQVDATSLFLFFLAQMTASGLHIVYTQDEVDVVQNLMFYIEAAYKVADYGMWERGDKTNQGITEINVSSIGMAKAALEALDDLNLFGAKGGPGSVVHALADDIQHCQSILTSMLPQASISKEVDAGVLSIISYPAFAVEDINLVNITKEEIISKLQGRYGCCRFLRDGHKTPKEDPNRLYYESAELKLFENIECEWPLFWTYLILDGIFINSPEQVQEYQEALEGILVKQKDGLCLVPELYSVPADKVEEECMNPHSVERVPMGKCPLMWGQSLYILGNLLSEGFLAPGEIDPLNRRFSTIPKPDVVVQVSILAETEEIKDLLMKNGIEVETVDDIHPIHVQPPKVLSHIYARLGRNPRLGLTGRPYRRIGVLGTSKFYIIRNTMFTFTPQFIDHQQFYLALDNEMIVEMLRTEISYLSSRWRMTGRPTVTFPISQTMLTEDHTNLDPAVLATLKKLQDGYYGGVRIQTGKLSEFLTTSCCAHLSFLDGKGPGSMGHRTDQCDDDSSDDGYVHELRYDDEADDLAQYLDHLLAHTAPKRPKQKAGGLGRFKAAATKTKELVSLMNKAQDLNVHNVNMYLANKLFRSRQPSLNLNLPDPPEGQASGVPQVLITSESGIPRDARGAIDYEALVLMLKDTQSLQDQTDILHILFKDKGMDWDTQLHGKGSTVQTLLTDLYEKVGDLKLWGLIRMISGMLRKKVEELDSACSDLLAHQKHLTVGLPPEPREKTITAPIPADQLAALIDEASDNNISVAILTQEIMVYLAMSIRTQPSLFSEMFRLRIGLIIQVMATELAQSLNCSGEEATESLMSLSPSELKNLLHHILSGKEFGVQRSMREMDTGVSPAISIHHLGNVGATKSERAGISKLKSDMRMRYRMQSIESLDIPECVPVSRDTRHGQWLRRRRLDGALNRVPVGFYQKVWKILQKCHGLSIEGFVLPSSTTREMTPGEIKFAVHVETVLNRVPQPEYRQLLVEAILVLTMLADVEIQSIGSIIHIEKIVHLANDMFYKDQMDLGASEHILDRDPATGVCRLLYDSAPSGRFGSMTYLTKAVAEYVQDLLPSGSCAVQ; encoded by the exons ATGAGGAGCCGCAGCAACTCGGGCGTGAAGCTGGACAACTACGCCCGGATGATCCAGCAGACGATCATGAAGCACCAG GACCCGGTGACCGGTCTCCTGCCGGGCAGCCAGGATCAGCCGGACGCGTGGGTGAGAGACAACGTCTACAGCATCTTGTCCGTGTGGGCCCTGAGTCTCGCCTACAGGAAGAACGCAGACCGGGACGAGGACAAGGCCAAGGCCTACGAGctggagcag AATGTGGTGAAGCTGATGAGAGGTGTCCTGCAGTGCATCATGCGGCAG CTGGACAAGGTGGAGAAGTTCAAATACAGCAGGAGCACCTCGGACTCCCTCCACGCCAAGTACAACACCAAGACCTGCGCCCCGGTGGTGGGAGACGACGAGTGGGGACACCTGCAGGTGGACGCCACCTCCCTCTTCCTGTTCTTCCTCGCTCAGATGACTGCGTCCG GCCTTCACATCGTCTACACGCAGGATGAAGTGGACGTGGTTCAGAATCTCATGTTCTACATCGAGGCAGCTTATAAAGTGGCG GATTATGGGATGTGGGAAAGAGGAGACAAGACCAACCAGGGCATCACTGAGATTAACGTCAGCTCTATCGGCATGGCCaag gcaGCTCTGGAGGCGTTGGACGACCTCAACCTGTTCGGAGCCAAAGGAGGACCTGGATCAGTGGTGCACGCCCTGGCTGACGACATCCAGCACtgccag TCCATCCTGACCTCCATGTTGCCCCAAGCGTCCATCTCCAAAGAGGTGGACGCCGGAGTCCTGTCCATCATCTCGTACCCTGCGTTTGCTGTGGAGGACATAAACCTGGTCAACATCACCAAGGAGGAGATCATCTCCAAGCtccag GGTCGATACGGCTGCTGCAGGTTCCTCAGAGACGGACACAAGACACCCAAAGAG GATCCAAACCGACTGTATTACGAGTCTGCCGAGCTGAAGCTGTTTGAGAACATCGAGTGCGAGTGGCCGCTCTTCTGGACCTACCTCATCCTGGACGGTATCTTCATCAACAGCCCGGAACAG GTGCAGGAGTACCAGGAGGCTCTGGAGGGAATCCTGGTCAAACAGAAGGACGGGCTGTGTCTGGTCCCGGAACTCTACAGTGTCCCCGCAGACAAG gtggaggaggagtgcaTGAACCCTCACTCTGTGGAAAGGGTTCCTATGGGTAAGTGTCCTCTGATGTGGGGACAGTCTCTGTACATCCTGGGAAACCTTCTGTCCGAG GGTTTCCTTGCTCCCGGGGagatcgaccctctgaaccggAGATTCTCCACCATCCCTAAGCCGGACGTGGTCGTACAGG tgtCCATCCTGGCCGAGACCGAGGAGATCAAAGATCTGCTGATGAAGAACGGCATCGAGGTGGAGACGGTGGACGACATCCATCCCATCCACGTGCAGCCGCCCAAAGTCCTGAGCCACATCTACGCCCGACTCG GACGGAACCCCCGGCTGGGTCTGACCGGGCGACCCTACAGGAGGATCGGAGTGTTGGGAACCTCCAAGTTCTACATCATCAGGAACACCATGTTCACCTTCACTCCTCAG TTCATCGACCACCAGCAGTTCTACCTGGCGCTGGACAACGAGATGATCGTGGAGATGCTGAGGACAGAGATCTCCTACCTGTCGTCCAGATGGAGGATGACCGGTCGCCCCACGGTCACGTTTCCCATTTCACAGACGATGCtga ctgaAGACCACACAAACCTGGACCCGGCCGTCCTGGCCACACTGAAGAAGCTACAGGACGGATACTATGGAGGAGTGAG GATCCAGACGGGGAAGCTGTCGGAGTTCTTGACCACTTCCTGTTGCGCCCACCTGAGCTTCCTGGACGGTAAGGGTCCCGGCAGCATGGGCCACCGCACAGACCAGTGTGATGATGACAGTAGCGACGATGGATACGTGCATGAGTTACGTTATGATGATG AGGCCGACGACCTGGCTCAGTACCTGGACCACCTGTTGGCCCACACCGCGCCCAAGAGGCCCAAACAGAAGGCCGGCGGTCTGGGCCGGTTCAAGGCGGCGGCCACCAAGACGAAGGAGCTGGTGTCTCTGATGAACAAAGCTCAGGACCTCAACGTGCACA atgtCAACATGTACCTGGCAAACAAACTGTTCCGCTCCCGTCAGCCGTCCCTCAACCTGAACCTCCCCGACCCCCCCGAGGGACAAGCGAGTGGG GTTCCACAGGTGCTGATCACCTCAGAGAGCGGAATCCCCCGAGACGCCAGAGGAGCCATCGACTACGAGGCTCTGGTCCTGATGCTGAAGGACACCCAGAGTCTGCAGGACCAGACGGACATCCTCCACATCCTCTtcaaagacaa GGGCATGGACTGGGACACTCAGCTGCACGGTAAAGGCTCCACGGTGCAGACGCTGCTCACCGACCTGTACGAGAAGGTTGGAGATCTCAAGCTGTGGGGCCTCATCAGGATGATCTCCGGCATGTTGaggaagaaggtggaggagctcGACTCG GCCTGCTCTGATTTGCTGGCCCACCAGAAGCACCTGACCGTGGGTCTGCCTCCGGAGCCCAGAGAGAAAACCATCACGGCTCCGATACCTGCCGACCAGCTGGCGGCGCTCATCGACGAGGCCAGCGACAACAACATCAGCGTGGCCATTCTCACTCAG gaGATCATGGTGTACCTGGCCATGAGCATCAGGACTCAGCCCAGTTTGTTCAGCGAGATGTTCCGGCTCCGGATCGGCCTCATCATCCAGGTCATGGCCACAGAACTGGCTCAGTCGCTCAACTGCTCAG gagaggaggccACAGAGAGCCTGATGAGTTTGAGTCCGTCCGAACTGAAGAATCTCCTCCACCACATCCTCAGTGGGAAGGAGTTTGGCGTCCAGCGCAGCA TGCGAGAGATGGACACTGGAGTCAGTCCGGCCatctccatccatcatctggGCAACGTTGGCGCCACCAAGAGTGAGAGAGCCGGCATCAGCAAACTGAAGAGCGACATGCGGATG AGGTACCGGATGCAGTCAATAGAGTCTCTGGACATCCCGGAGTGCGTCCccgtcagcagggacacccgacaCGGCCAATGGCTGCGCAGGAGGCGTCTGGACGGCGCCTTGAACCGAGTCCCGGTCGGGTTCTACCAGAAAGTCTGGAAGATCCTGCAGAAG TGCCACGGTCTCTCCATCGAGGGCTTCGTTCTTCCTTCTTCTACGACCAGAGAG ATGACGCCGGGTGAGATCAAGTTCGCCGTCCACGTGGAGACGGTTCTGAACCGCGTCCCTCAGCCCGAGTACCggcagctgctggtggaggccATTTTGGTCCTCACCATGCTGGCGGACGTGGAGATCCAGAGCATCGGCTCCATCATCCACATCGAGAAGATCGTGCACCTCGCCAACGACATGTTCTACAAGGATCAG aTGGACCTAGGGGCATCGGAGCACATCCTGGACAGGGACCCGGCCACCGGAGTGTGCCGGCTGCTGTACGACAGCGCCCCCAGTGGCCGCTTTGGGAGCATGACCTACCTCACCAAGGCCGTGGCGGAGTACGTGCAGGACCTGCTGCCCAGCGGCTCGTGTGCCGTGCAGTGA
- the phka1a gene encoding phosphorylase b kinase regulatory subunit alpha, skeletal muscle isoform isoform X5: MRSRSNSGVKLDNYARMIQQTIMKHQDPVTGLLPGSQDQPDAWVRDNVYSILSVWALSLAYRKNADRDEDKAKAYELEQNVVKLMRGVLQCIMRQLDKVEKFKYSRSTSDSLHAKYNTKTCAPVVGDDEWGHLQVDATSLFLFFLAQMTASGLHIVYTQDEVDVVQNLMFYIEAAYKVADYGMWERGDKTNQGITEINVSSIGMAKAALEALDDLNLFGAKGGPGSVVHALADDIQHCQSILTSMLPQASISKEVDAGVLSIISYPAFAVEDINLVNITKEEIISKLQGRYGCCRFLRDGHKTPKEDPNRLYYESAELKLFENIECEWPLFWTYLILDGIFINSPEQVQEYQEALEGILVKQKDGLCLVPELYSVPADKVEEECMNPHSVERVPMGKCPLMWGQSLYILGNLLSEGFLAPGEIDPLNRRFSTIPKPDVVVQVSILAETEEIKDLLMKNGIEVETVDDIHPIHVQPPKVLSHIYARLGRNPRLGLTGRPYRRIGVLGTSKFYIIRNTMFTFTPQFIDHQQFYLALDNEMIVEMLRTEISYLSSRWRMTGRPTVTFPISQTMLTEDHTNLDPAVLATLKKLQDGYYGGVRIQTGKLSEFLTTSCCAHLSFLDEADDLAQYLDHLLAHTAPKRPKQKAGGLGRFKAAATKTKELVSLMNKAQDLNVHNVNMYLANKLFRSRQPSLNLNLPDPPEGQASGVPQVLITSESGIPRDARGAIDYEALVLMLKDTQSLQDQTDILHILFKDKGMDWDTQLHGKGSTVQTLLTDLYEKVGDLKLWGLIRMISGMLRKKVEELDSACSDLLAHQKHLTVGLPPEPREKTITAPIPADQLAALIDEASDNNISVAILTQEIMVYLAMSIRTQPSLFSEMFRLRIGLIIQVMATELAQSLNCSGEEATESLMSLSPSELKNLLHHILSGKEFGVQRSMREMDTGVSPAISIHHLGNVGATKSERAGISKLKSDMRMLEHRLSLDPSKADHRLSLTDPFKWDQSLTPRKGMRSQSLDIENIESGRYRMQSIESLDIPECVPVSRDTRHGQWLRRRRLDGALNRVPVGFYQKVWKILQKCHGLSIEGFVLPSSTTREMTPGEIKFAVHVETVLNRVPQPEYRQLLVEAILVLTMLADVEIQSIGSIIHIEKIVHLANDMFYKDQMDLGASEHILDRDPATGVCRLLYDSAPSGRFGSMTYLTKAVAEYVQDLLPSGSCAVQ; encoded by the exons ATGAGGAGCCGCAGCAACTCGGGCGTGAAGCTGGACAACTACGCCCGGATGATCCAGCAGACGATCATGAAGCACCAG GACCCGGTGACCGGTCTCCTGCCGGGCAGCCAGGATCAGCCGGACGCGTGGGTGAGAGACAACGTCTACAGCATCTTGTCCGTGTGGGCCCTGAGTCTCGCCTACAGGAAGAACGCAGACCGGGACGAGGACAAGGCCAAGGCCTACGAGctggagcag AATGTGGTGAAGCTGATGAGAGGTGTCCTGCAGTGCATCATGCGGCAG CTGGACAAGGTGGAGAAGTTCAAATACAGCAGGAGCACCTCGGACTCCCTCCACGCCAAGTACAACACCAAGACCTGCGCCCCGGTGGTGGGAGACGACGAGTGGGGACACCTGCAGGTGGACGCCACCTCCCTCTTCCTGTTCTTCCTCGCTCAGATGACTGCGTCCG GCCTTCACATCGTCTACACGCAGGATGAAGTGGACGTGGTTCAGAATCTCATGTTCTACATCGAGGCAGCTTATAAAGTGGCG GATTATGGGATGTGGGAAAGAGGAGACAAGACCAACCAGGGCATCACTGAGATTAACGTCAGCTCTATCGGCATGGCCaag gcaGCTCTGGAGGCGTTGGACGACCTCAACCTGTTCGGAGCCAAAGGAGGACCTGGATCAGTGGTGCACGCCCTGGCTGACGACATCCAGCACtgccag TCCATCCTGACCTCCATGTTGCCCCAAGCGTCCATCTCCAAAGAGGTGGACGCCGGAGTCCTGTCCATCATCTCGTACCCTGCGTTTGCTGTGGAGGACATAAACCTGGTCAACATCACCAAGGAGGAGATCATCTCCAAGCtccag GGTCGATACGGCTGCTGCAGGTTCCTCAGAGACGGACACAAGACACCCAAAGAG GATCCAAACCGACTGTATTACGAGTCTGCCGAGCTGAAGCTGTTTGAGAACATCGAGTGCGAGTGGCCGCTCTTCTGGACCTACCTCATCCTGGACGGTATCTTCATCAACAGCCCGGAACAG GTGCAGGAGTACCAGGAGGCTCTGGAGGGAATCCTGGTCAAACAGAAGGACGGGCTGTGTCTGGTCCCGGAACTCTACAGTGTCCCCGCAGACAAG gtggaggaggagtgcaTGAACCCTCACTCTGTGGAAAGGGTTCCTATGGGTAAGTGTCCTCTGATGTGGGGACAGTCTCTGTACATCCTGGGAAACCTTCTGTCCGAG GGTTTCCTTGCTCCCGGGGagatcgaccctctgaaccggAGATTCTCCACCATCCCTAAGCCGGACGTGGTCGTACAGG tgtCCATCCTGGCCGAGACCGAGGAGATCAAAGATCTGCTGATGAAGAACGGCATCGAGGTGGAGACGGTGGACGACATCCATCCCATCCACGTGCAGCCGCCCAAAGTCCTGAGCCACATCTACGCCCGACTCG GACGGAACCCCCGGCTGGGTCTGACCGGGCGACCCTACAGGAGGATCGGAGTGTTGGGAACCTCCAAGTTCTACATCATCAGGAACACCATGTTCACCTTCACTCCTCAG TTCATCGACCACCAGCAGTTCTACCTGGCGCTGGACAACGAGATGATCGTGGAGATGCTGAGGACAGAGATCTCCTACCTGTCGTCCAGATGGAGGATGACCGGTCGCCCCACGGTCACGTTTCCCATTTCACAGACGATGCtga ctgaAGACCACACAAACCTGGACCCGGCCGTCCTGGCCACACTGAAGAAGCTACAGGACGGATACTATGGAGGAGTGAG GATCCAGACGGGGAAGCTGTCGGAGTTCTTGACCACTTCCTGTTGCGCCCACCTGAGCTTCCTGGACG AGGCCGACGACCTGGCTCAGTACCTGGACCACCTGTTGGCCCACACCGCGCCCAAGAGGCCCAAACAGAAGGCCGGCGGTCTGGGCCGGTTCAAGGCGGCGGCCACCAAGACGAAGGAGCTGGTGTCTCTGATGAACAAAGCTCAGGACCTCAACGTGCACA atgtCAACATGTACCTGGCAAACAAACTGTTCCGCTCCCGTCAGCCGTCCCTCAACCTGAACCTCCCCGACCCCCCCGAGGGACAAGCGAGTGGG GTTCCACAGGTGCTGATCACCTCAGAGAGCGGAATCCCCCGAGACGCCAGAGGAGCCATCGACTACGAGGCTCTGGTCCTGATGCTGAAGGACACCCAGAGTCTGCAGGACCAGACGGACATCCTCCACATCCTCTtcaaagacaa GGGCATGGACTGGGACACTCAGCTGCACGGTAAAGGCTCCACGGTGCAGACGCTGCTCACCGACCTGTACGAGAAGGTTGGAGATCTCAAGCTGTGGGGCCTCATCAGGATGATCTCCGGCATGTTGaggaagaaggtggaggagctcGACTCG GCCTGCTCTGATTTGCTGGCCCACCAGAAGCACCTGACCGTGGGTCTGCCTCCGGAGCCCAGAGAGAAAACCATCACGGCTCCGATACCTGCCGACCAGCTGGCGGCGCTCATCGACGAGGCCAGCGACAACAACATCAGCGTGGCCATTCTCACTCAG gaGATCATGGTGTACCTGGCCATGAGCATCAGGACTCAGCCCAGTTTGTTCAGCGAGATGTTCCGGCTCCGGATCGGCCTCATCATCCAGGTCATGGCCACAGAACTGGCTCAGTCGCTCAACTGCTCAG gagaggaggccACAGAGAGCCTGATGAGTTTGAGTCCGTCCGAACTGAAGAATCTCCTCCACCACATCCTCAGTGGGAAGGAGTTTGGCGTCCAGCGCAGCA TGCGAGAGATGGACACTGGAGTCAGTCCGGCCatctccatccatcatctggGCAACGTTGGCGCCACCAAGAGTGAGAGAGCCGGCATCAGCAAACTGAAGAGCGACATGCGGATG CTGGAGCACAGGTTGTCTCTGGATCCCAGTAAG GCGGACCACAGGTTGTCTCTGACGGATccattcaag TGGGACCAGTCTCTGACTCCTCGCAAG GGAATGAGGTCTCAGTCGCTGGACATAGAAAACATCGAGTCTGGG AGGTACCGGATGCAGTCAATAGAGTCTCTGGACATCCCGGAGTGCGTCCccgtcagcagggacacccgacaCGGCCAATGGCTGCGCAGGAGGCGTCTGGACGGCGCCTTGAACCGAGTCCCGGTCGGGTTCTACCAGAAAGTCTGGAAGATCCTGCAGAAG TGCCACGGTCTCTCCATCGAGGGCTTCGTTCTTCCTTCTTCTACGACCAGAGAG ATGACGCCGGGTGAGATCAAGTTCGCCGTCCACGTGGAGACGGTTCTGAACCGCGTCCCTCAGCCCGAGTACCggcagctgctggtggaggccATTTTGGTCCTCACCATGCTGGCGGACGTGGAGATCCAGAGCATCGGCTCCATCATCCACATCGAGAAGATCGTGCACCTCGCCAACGACATGTTCTACAAGGATCAG aTGGACCTAGGGGCATCGGAGCACATCCTGGACAGGGACCCGGCCACCGGAGTGTGCCGGCTGCTGTACGACAGCGCCCCCAGTGGCCGCTTTGGGAGCATGACCTACCTCACCAAGGCCGTGGCGGAGTACGTGCAGGACCTGCTGCCCAGCGGCTCGTGTGCCGTGCAGTGA
- the phka1a gene encoding phosphorylase b kinase regulatory subunit alpha, skeletal muscle isoform isoform X1, whose translation MRSRSNSGVKLDNYARMIQQTIMKHQDPVTGLLPGSQDQPDAWVRDNVYSILSVWALSLAYRKNADRDEDKAKAYELEQNVVKLMRGVLQCIMRQLDKVEKFKYSRSTSDSLHAKYNTKTCAPVVGDDEWGHLQVDATSLFLFFLAQMTASGLHIVYTQDEVDVVQNLMFYIEAAYKVADYGMWERGDKTNQGITEINVSSIGMAKAALEALDDLNLFGAKGGPGSVVHALADDIQHCQSILTSMLPQASISKEVDAGVLSIISYPAFAVEDINLVNITKEEIISKLQGRYGCCRFLRDGHKTPKEDPNRLYYESAELKLFENIECEWPLFWTYLILDGIFINSPEQVQEYQEALEGILVKQKDGLCLVPELYSVPADKVEEECMNPHSVERVPMGKCPLMWGQSLYILGNLLSEGFLAPGEIDPLNRRFSTIPKPDVVVQVSILAETEEIKDLLMKNGIEVETVDDIHPIHVQPPKVLSHIYARLGRNPRLGLTGRPYRRIGVLGTSKFYIIRNTMFTFTPQFIDHQQFYLALDNEMIVEMLRTEISYLSSRWRMTGRPTVTFPISQTMLTEDHTNLDPAVLATLKKLQDGYYGGVRIQTGKLSEFLTTSCCAHLSFLDGKGPGSMGHRTDQCDDDSSDDGYVHELRYDDEADDLAQYLDHLLAHTAPKRPKQKAGGLGRFKAAATKTKELVSLMNKAQDLNVHNVNMYLANKLFRSRQPSLNLNLPDPPEGQASGVPQVLITSESGIPRDARGAIDYEALVLMLKDTQSLQDQTDILHILFKDKGMDWDTQLHGKGSTVQTLLTDLYEKVGDLKLWGLIRMISGMLRKKVEELDSACSDLLAHQKHLTVGLPPEPREKTITAPIPADQLAALIDEASDNNISVAILTQEIMVYLAMSIRTQPSLFSEMFRLRIGLIIQVMATELAQSLNCSGEEATESLMSLSPSELKNLLHHILSGKEFGVQRSMREMDTGVSPAISIHHLGNVGATKSERAGISKLKSDMRMLEHRLSLDPSKADHRLSLTDPFKWDQSLTPRKGMRSQSLDIENIESGRYRMQSIESLDIPECVPVSRDTRHGQWLRRRRLDGALNRVPVGFYQKVWKILQKCHGLSIEGFVLPSSTTREMTPGEIKFAVHVETVLNRVPQPEYRQLLVEAILVLTMLADVEIQSIGSIIHIEKIVHLANDMFYKDQMDLGASEHILDRDPATGVCRLLYDSAPSGRFGSMTYLTKAVAEYVQDLLPSGSCAVQ comes from the exons ATGAGGAGCCGCAGCAACTCGGGCGTGAAGCTGGACAACTACGCCCGGATGATCCAGCAGACGATCATGAAGCACCAG GACCCGGTGACCGGTCTCCTGCCGGGCAGCCAGGATCAGCCGGACGCGTGGGTGAGAGACAACGTCTACAGCATCTTGTCCGTGTGGGCCCTGAGTCTCGCCTACAGGAAGAACGCAGACCGGGACGAGGACAAGGCCAAGGCCTACGAGctggagcag AATGTGGTGAAGCTGATGAGAGGTGTCCTGCAGTGCATCATGCGGCAG CTGGACAAGGTGGAGAAGTTCAAATACAGCAGGAGCACCTCGGACTCCCTCCACGCCAAGTACAACACCAAGACCTGCGCCCCGGTGGTGGGAGACGACGAGTGGGGACACCTGCAGGTGGACGCCACCTCCCTCTTCCTGTTCTTCCTCGCTCAGATGACTGCGTCCG GCCTTCACATCGTCTACACGCAGGATGAAGTGGACGTGGTTCAGAATCTCATGTTCTACATCGAGGCAGCTTATAAAGTGGCG GATTATGGGATGTGGGAAAGAGGAGACAAGACCAACCAGGGCATCACTGAGATTAACGTCAGCTCTATCGGCATGGCCaag gcaGCTCTGGAGGCGTTGGACGACCTCAACCTGTTCGGAGCCAAAGGAGGACCTGGATCAGTGGTGCACGCCCTGGCTGACGACATCCAGCACtgccag TCCATCCTGACCTCCATGTTGCCCCAAGCGTCCATCTCCAAAGAGGTGGACGCCGGAGTCCTGTCCATCATCTCGTACCCTGCGTTTGCTGTGGAGGACATAAACCTGGTCAACATCACCAAGGAGGAGATCATCTCCAAGCtccag GGTCGATACGGCTGCTGCAGGTTCCTCAGAGACGGACACAAGACACCCAAAGAG GATCCAAACCGACTGTATTACGAGTCTGCCGAGCTGAAGCTGTTTGAGAACATCGAGTGCGAGTGGCCGCTCTTCTGGACCTACCTCATCCTGGACGGTATCTTCATCAACAGCCCGGAACAG GTGCAGGAGTACCAGGAGGCTCTGGAGGGAATCCTGGTCAAACAGAAGGACGGGCTGTGTCTGGTCCCGGAACTCTACAGTGTCCCCGCAGACAAG gtggaggaggagtgcaTGAACCCTCACTCTGTGGAAAGGGTTCCTATGGGTAAGTGTCCTCTGATGTGGGGACAGTCTCTGTACATCCTGGGAAACCTTCTGTCCGAG GGTTTCCTTGCTCCCGGGGagatcgaccctctgaaccggAGATTCTCCACCATCCCTAAGCCGGACGTGGTCGTACAGG tgtCCATCCTGGCCGAGACCGAGGAGATCAAAGATCTGCTGATGAAGAACGGCATCGAGGTGGAGACGGTGGACGACATCCATCCCATCCACGTGCAGCCGCCCAAAGTCCTGAGCCACATCTACGCCCGACTCG GACGGAACCCCCGGCTGGGTCTGACCGGGCGACCCTACAGGAGGATCGGAGTGTTGGGAACCTCCAAGTTCTACATCATCAGGAACACCATGTTCACCTTCACTCCTCAG TTCATCGACCACCAGCAGTTCTACCTGGCGCTGGACAACGAGATGATCGTGGAGATGCTGAGGACAGAGATCTCCTACCTGTCGTCCAGATGGAGGATGACCGGTCGCCCCACGGTCACGTTTCCCATTTCACAGACGATGCtga ctgaAGACCACACAAACCTGGACCCGGCCGTCCTGGCCACACTGAAGAAGCTACAGGACGGATACTATGGAGGAGTGAG GATCCAGACGGGGAAGCTGTCGGAGTTCTTGACCACTTCCTGTTGCGCCCACCTGAGCTTCCTGGACGGTAAGGGTCCCGGCAGCATGGGCCACCGCACAGACCAGTGTGATGATGACAGTAGCGACGATGGATACGTGCATGAGTTACGTTATGATGATG AGGCCGACGACCTGGCTCAGTACCTGGACCACCTGTTGGCCCACACCGCGCCCAAGAGGCCCAAACAGAAGGCCGGCGGTCTGGGCCGGTTCAAGGCGGCGGCCACCAAGACGAAGGAGCTGGTGTCTCTGATGAACAAAGCTCAGGACCTCAACGTGCACA atgtCAACATGTACCTGGCAAACAAACTGTTCCGCTCCCGTCAGCCGTCCCTCAACCTGAACCTCCCCGACCCCCCCGAGGGACAAGCGAGTGGG GTTCCACAGGTGCTGATCACCTCAGAGAGCGGAATCCCCCGAGACGCCAGAGGAGCCATCGACTACGAGGCTCTGGTCCTGATGCTGAAGGACACCCAGAGTCTGCAGGACCAGACGGACATCCTCCACATCCTCTtcaaagacaa GGGCATGGACTGGGACACTCAGCTGCACGGTAAAGGCTCCACGGTGCAGACGCTGCTCACCGACCTGTACGAGAAGGTTGGAGATCTCAAGCTGTGGGGCCTCATCAGGATGATCTCCGGCATGTTGaggaagaaggtggaggagctcGACTCG GCCTGCTCTGATTTGCTGGCCCACCAGAAGCACCTGACCGTGGGTCTGCCTCCGGAGCCCAGAGAGAAAACCATCACGGCTCCGATACCTGCCGACCAGCTGGCGGCGCTCATCGACGAGGCCAGCGACAACAACATCAGCGTGGCCATTCTCACTCAG gaGATCATGGTGTACCTGGCCATGAGCATCAGGACTCAGCCCAGTTTGTTCAGCGAGATGTTCCGGCTCCGGATCGGCCTCATCATCCAGGTCATGGCCACAGAACTGGCTCAGTCGCTCAACTGCTCAG gagaggaggccACAGAGAGCCTGATGAGTTTGAGTCCGTCCGAACTGAAGAATCTCCTCCACCACATCCTCAGTGGGAAGGAGTTTGGCGTCCAGCGCAGCA TGCGAGAGATGGACACTGGAGTCAGTCCGGCCatctccatccatcatctggGCAACGTTGGCGCCACCAAGAGTGAGAGAGCCGGCATCAGCAAACTGAAGAGCGACATGCGGATG CTGGAGCACAGGTTGTCTCTGGATCCCAGTAAG GCGGACCACAGGTTGTCTCTGACGGATccattcaag TGGGACCAGTCTCTGACTCCTCGCAAG GGAATGAGGTCTCAGTCGCTGGACATAGAAAACATCGAGTCTGGG AGGTACCGGATGCAGTCAATAGAGTCTCTGGACATCCCGGAGTGCGTCCccgtcagcagggacacccgacaCGGCCAATGGCTGCGCAGGAGGCGTCTGGACGGCGCCTTGAACCGAGTCCCGGTCGGGTTCTACCAGAAAGTCTGGAAGATCCTGCAGAAG TGCCACGGTCTCTCCATCGAGGGCTTCGTTCTTCCTTCTTCTACGACCAGAGAG ATGACGCCGGGTGAGATCAAGTTCGCCGTCCACGTGGAGACGGTTCTGAACCGCGTCCCTCAGCCCGAGTACCggcagctgctggtggaggccATTTTGGTCCTCACCATGCTGGCGGACGTGGAGATCCAGAGCATCGGCTCCATCATCCACATCGAGAAGATCGTGCACCTCGCCAACGACATGTTCTACAAGGATCAG aTGGACCTAGGGGCATCGGAGCACATCCTGGACAGGGACCCGGCCACCGGAGTGTGCCGGCTGCTGTACGACAGCGCCCCCAGTGGCCGCTTTGGGAGCATGACCTACCTCACCAAGGCCGTGGCGGAGTACGTGCAGGACCTGCTGCCCAGCGGCTCGTGTGCCGTGCAGTGA